From one Candidatus Zixiibacteriota bacterium genomic stretch:
- a CDS encoding 4Fe-4S dicluster domain-containing protein: protein MTDSNKIDESASKPKVKSKYDYSVGPPPLKINLSWCKACNLCIALCPQQVFEPDRDGKPVQARPENCTQCTICWVHCPDFAITSNYK from the coding sequence ATGACAGATTCGAACAAGATTGATGAGTCAGCTTCTAAGCCCAAGGTAAAGAGCAAATATGACTATTCCGTCGGTCCGCCGCCGCTGAAGATCAATCTGAGTTGGTGCAAGGCGTGCAACCTGTGTATCGCTTTATGCCCCCAGCAGGTTTTTGAGCCCGACCGTGACGGAAAGCCGGTTCAGGCCAGGCCTGAAAATTGTACGCAGTGCACGATATGCTGGGTACATTGTCCCGATTTCGCAATAACGTCTAATTATAAGTGA
- a CDS encoding 2-oxoacid:acceptor oxidoreductase subunit alpha, whose amino-acid sequence MAEAVKKLLQGNGACVEGAIYAGLQFYAGYPITPSTEIAESCARQLPRIGGRFIQMEDEIASMAAIIGASVTGLKSMTATSGPGYSLMLENIGYAYMTETPCVIVNVQRGGPSTGLPTKVSQSDTMQARWGSHGDYTAIAVAPSTVNDTVTETIRAFNLAERFRTPVTVLLDEVIGHMREMVTIPRPGEYEVINRVKPTSKPEEFVPFEMTPNLVSPMPSYGEGYRYNVTGLTHDTMGFATNRADEIFVKLDKLKNKIENYKDEIFKLRAEKMDDAEVVFITYGSVSRAALQATSLARQAGYKVGSIQLYTIWPFAYDQIRDLCSRCKKVIVAELNMGQVIDEVKKAVCGDVDIIPLQRYDGEILTPAELLGKLEEVL is encoded by the coding sequence ATGGCAGAAGCAGTAAAGAAACTACTCCAGGGTAATGGTGCCTGTGTTGAGGGCGCCATTTATGCCGGACTTCAGTTCTATGCCGGTTACCCTATAACTCCCTCTACCGAGATTGCCGAATCCTGTGCTCGCCAGCTTCCCAGAATCGGTGGCCGGTTCATCCAGATGGAGGACGAGATTGCGTCTATGGCCGCAATTATCGGTGCTTCCGTGACAGGACTGAAATCGATGACCGCCACTTCCGGTCCGGGTTATTCTCTGATGCTGGAAAACATTGGATATGCATACATGACTGAGACGCCCTGCGTTATTGTAAACGTGCAGCGCGGGGGTCCGTCCACCGGATTGCCGACCAAAGTCAGTCAGTCCGATACCATGCAGGCCCGCTGGGGTTCTCACGGTGATTATACCGCCATCGCGGTCGCTCCATCGACCGTCAATGACACGGTAACCGAGACAATTCGAGCCTTCAATCTCGCGGAAAGATTCAGAACGCCGGTGACGGTACTTCTGGATGAAGTCATCGGTCATATGCGGGAGATGGTGACGATTCCGCGGCCGGGTGAGTATGAGGTAATCAACCGCGTAAAGCCGACGAGCAAGCCGGAAGAATTTGTACCTTTCGAGATGACGCCGAACCTGGTGTCCCCGATGCCGTCGTACGGCGAGGGTTATCGCTATAATGTCACCGGGTTGACACACGACACGATGGGTTTTGCGACCAACCGTGCGGACGAGATTTTTGTCAAACTCGACAAACTCAAAAACAAAATAGAGAACTACAAAGACGAGATATTCAAACTTCGCGCCGAGAAGATGGATGACGCTGAAGTGGTCTTTATTACATACGGTTCGGTGTCCAGAGCCGCCCTCCAGGCTACATCGCTGGCTCGACAGGCAGGATACAAAGTTGGGTCGATTCAACTATACACGATTTGGCCGTTTGCTTATGACCAAATCAGGGATCTTTGTTCCCGCTGCAAGAAGGTCATCGTTGCCGAATTGAACATGGGTCAGGTCATCGATGAGGTCAAGAAAGCGGTGTGCGGAGACGTGGACATCATTCCGCTGCAGCGTTACGATGGTGAAATTCTCACTCCCGCCGAGCTGCTCGGCAAGCTCGAGGAGGTGCTCTAA
- a CDS encoding 2-oxoacid:ferredoxin oxidoreductase subunit beta, whose amino-acid sequence MATTEQHKSDSMLNYLRPRKKFPSVWCPGCGNGIVMGAFIRAVEKLGYSKDEVAMVSGIGCTSRMPVYLDFNSLHTTHGRALAFATGVKFARPNMKVVVITGDGDALAIGGNHFIHACRRNIDITAILINNYIYGMTGGQGSPTTPGGSFSTTTPYGNVEKHFEPCHLAIGAGASFVGRSTVYHYPQMEKMIMQALEHKGFSLVEIISNCHTYYGRLNRKGDATAMLNFMKENSVTTARAKSMTEEELKGKYLIGTLHEDTVKTEFCDEYQRVVDAQKG is encoded by the coding sequence ATGGCTACGACAGAACAACACAAATCCGATTCGATGCTGAACTATCTGCGGCCACGCAAGAAATTCCCGAGCGTCTGGTGTCCGGGATGTGGCAACGGTATCGTGATGGGCGCCTTTATCCGGGCGGTCGAGAAGCTTGGATACTCCAAGGACGAGGTGGCTATGGTCTCAGGTATCGGATGTACCAGCCGGATGCCGGTCTACCTGGACTTTAACTCGCTTCACACCACGCACGGCAGGGCGCTTGCCTTCGCGACCGGCGTGAAGTTCGCGCGGCCGAACATGAAGGTGGTTGTGATTACGGGCGATGGTGATGCTCTTGCTATCGGCGGTAACCACTTCATTCATGCCTGCCGGAGAAATATCGACATTACCGCCATTCTGATTAATAACTATATCTATGGCATGACCGGTGGTCAGGGTTCGCCCACGACCCCCGGCGGTTCGTTCTCCACAACCACGCCATACGGCAACGTGGAGAAGCATTTCGAGCCATGTCATCTGGCTATCGGCGCGGGAGCGTCTTTCGTTGGGCGTTCCACCGTATATCACTATCCTCAGATGGAGAAAATGATTATGCAGGCGTTGGAGCACAAGGGCTTTTCGCTCGTGGAAATCATCTCCAACTGTCACACCTACTATGGCCGGTTGAATCGCAAGGGTGATGCCACCGCCATGTTAAACTTCATGAAAGAAAACTCCGTCACTACGGCCAGGGCCAAGAGTATGACGGAGGAAGAGTTGAAGGGCAAGTACCTAATCGGCACCCTCCACGAGGATACTGTTAAAACCGAATTCTGCGACGAGTACCAGAGAGTCGTCGATGCCCAGAAAGGATAG
- a CDS encoding 2-oxoacid:acceptor oxidoreductase family protein, translating into MAGKILGKVGIPQDRFEIRLSGSGGQGMIFASVVLCEAIGKAGGKNVVQSQSYGPEARGGASKADVVVSSEEIYYPKAMKLDLLLAMTQESLDKYYPDLKEGGTLVVDTSMITEFPTEKYYGLPFTRLAREEVGHIMVANVIALGSICALTGIVPLDVLTDAVLARAPRGTEDRNKKALQIGHDEAMKLKK; encoded by the coding sequence ATGGCTGGAAAAATACTCGGTAAAGTTGGTATTCCCCAGGATCGTTTCGAGATCCGGCTATCCGGTTCGGGCGGCCAGGGAATGATCTTCGCGTCGGTCGTTCTTTGTGAGGCCATCGGCAAAGCCGGCGGAAAGAATGTGGTGCAATCACAATCCTACGGCCCGGAGGCCCGCGGAGGCGCTTCCAAGGCGGATGTGGTAGTTTCTTCCGAGGAGATTTACTACCCCAAGGCGATGAAACTTGATCTGCTCCTGGCTATGACCCAGGAGTCCCTGGACAAGTATTATCCGGATCTCAAGGAAGGCGGCACGCTGGTGGTCGATACGTCGATGATCACGGAATTTCCGACGGAGAAATACTACGGATTGCCTTTCACCCGGCTGGCGCGTGAAGAAGTCGGGCATATCATGGTAGCCAACGTGATTGCTCTCGGTTCCATTTGCGCTCTTACCGGTATCGTGCCGTTGGACGTTTTGACGGATGCCGTGCTGGCGCGCGCGCCGCGGGGTACCGAGGACAGAAACAAGAAAGCTCTTCAGATTGGCCATGACGAAGCCATGAAGCTAAAGAAGTAG
- the ndk gene encoding nucleoside-diphosphate kinase — protein MNRTLLIIKPDATERNLVGHIISRLEKARFKIVEMKMVRLTKTQARQFYAVHEGKPFLDALVEFMTSGPVVPMVLEKEGAVSQLRTLVGATNPEKADCGTIRYEIGMDIQRNSVHASDSDENAAKEIAFFF, from the coding sequence TTGAACCGAACATTATTGATCATTAAGCCTGATGCCACAGAGCGAAACCTGGTCGGGCACATCATCAGTCGTCTTGAAAAAGCCCGCTTCAAGATCGTTGAGATGAAAATGGTGCGTCTGACAAAAACGCAGGCGCGCCAGTTCTACGCGGTCCATGAAGGTAAACCGTTCCTTGACGCCCTCGTCGAGTTCATGACATCGGGGCCGGTGGTGCCGATGGTTCTTGAGAAAGAGGGCGCGGTTTCCCAGTTGCGGACGCTCGTGGGCGCCACCAATCCGGAGAAGGCGGATTGCGGCACCATTCGTTACGAGATTGGAATGGATATTCAGAGGAATTCCGTTCATGCCTCCGACTCCGACGAGAACGCCGCAAAAGAAATAGCTTTCTTTTTCTGA